A window of the Armatimonadota bacterium genome harbors these coding sequences:
- the ltaE gene encoding low-specificity L-threonine aldolase translates to MHTPVDLRSDTTTRPSASMRAAMAAAEVGDDVFDDDPTIHRLQEQAATRFGKEAALLMPSGTMSNCVAVKTHTTPGDEILLDAAAHSMLYEVGMPAVIANVLTRQFPSERGVPDVPFIAANIQTESIHAPGTRLIVLENTHNRAGGAIIPMETHREIWEIANERGLMLHIDGARILNAAVATGTEPREYGACCHSITFCLSKGLGCPVGSVLCGSREFIGRARRVRKLLGGGMRQAGILAAAGIYALENHVDRLADDHRRAAALAMAIRGARNLGLDDRPPPTNMVYVRTAGSAAAFCAAMREAGVLAAPTAADRFRLVTHLDIDDDDVEFAANAICRVAAAA, encoded by the coding sequence ATGCACACACCGGTAGACCTTCGCAGCGACACCACAACGCGGCCCTCGGCATCCATGCGGGCTGCGATGGCAGCTGCCGAGGTTGGCGACGACGTGTTCGACGACGATCCAACGATCCACCGTCTCCAGGAGCAGGCGGCCACTCGTTTCGGCAAGGAGGCTGCGCTGTTGATGCCCTCGGGCACCATGAGCAACTGCGTGGCCGTGAAGACACACACTACTCCCGGCGATGAGATTCTTCTGGATGCGGCGGCGCACTCCATGCTCTACGAGGTGGGGATGCCGGCCGTGATCGCAAACGTGCTCACGCGACAGTTTCCCAGCGAGCGCGGCGTGCCCGATGTGCCGTTCATCGCCGCCAATATCCAGACCGAATCGATTCACGCACCCGGCACCAGACTGATCGTGCTGGAGAACACGCATAACCGTGCCGGCGGGGCGATTATACCCATGGAGACACACCGTGAAATATGGGAGATCGCCAACGAACGAGGCCTGATGCTGCATATCGATGGCGCTCGCATCCTCAACGCCGCAGTGGCCACCGGGACCGAGCCGCGTGAGTACGGCGCCTGCTGCCATTCAATCACGTTCTGTCTGTCAAAGGGCCTCGGATGCCCGGTCGGTTCCGTGCTGTGCGGCAGTCGCGAGTTTATCGGTCGCGCCCGTCGCGTACGCAAACTGCTCGGCGGCGGCATGCGTCAGGCCGGTATTCTGGCCGCGGCCGGAATCTATGCGCTGGAGAACCATGTGGATCGCCTGGCCGACGATCACCGGCGCGCAGCAGCCCTGGCCATGGCGATCCGCGGCGCTCGCAATCTGGGTCTGGACGATCGGCCGCCGCCGACCAACATGGTCTACGTTCGTACGGCGGGCAGCGCCGCCGCCTTTTGCGCTGCGATGCGCGAAGCTGGAGTCCTGGCTGCGCCAACTGCCGCGGACCGATTTCGATTGGTGACGCATCTGGATATTGACGATGACGACGTTGAATTCGCGGCGAACGCTATTTGCCGCGTCGCAGCGGCTGCCTGA